TCTTTGAGTTTTGACTTTGTACAGATGGAACTCTATGCATCCAGAGTTGTAAAAGTTGTGTTTGGTGATTGCAGATGAAGGAAGAAGAGTTAATTCTGGCGCAACATGTTGGGGATGTGATTGATATATTACAGAAAACCACCCATCACCTATTTGATCCAGATGAACTCTTGACGGTAAATATAACTTGCAGTTAACTCTAGTTCCTTTTCCTAACCATCAAAGTCTCCATTAGATAACTGAGGAAAGAAAATGATGCTTTATGGGATGCGGCAAATAGAAATTAATCCATCCATCTAGTCTATAGCATTTTACGACACACTATTGCAGTTTTGGGGAAATGCATTGTAGaagtggaaaaataaaaatggccTCTAATAATGATATATGGAGTGTTATCTCTAAGTGGTTGTAACCAAAAAAACCAAGGAAAATAGTTCTCTCCTAatgaaagtggaggtaaaattTGGCTGAAAGTTGTGCAGCAAGTCTGCCCTAGCATATCCAGACTTCTGTCTTGTACACGGAATGTTTTAGTTTGCGCTGCTTGTAGTTCACAAATTGAAGCCGTCGCCTGATAATTCTTGCAGGTTGCTTTTGATAAGATTGGGTctatgaccaccaccaccatatcAAAGCAACGGAAGAAGCAGGAACCAGCAGTCATGGCAGAGCTTGATCTGAGGCTGAAGCGGTTAAATTCTTTGAACGAAGATGAAAAGTAAGCGAGTTTGTGTTACAAAATATCGGCTTGTGTAGTATATCAGAGATGCTAGAAAGGCCCTGCTTGCTCCTATCAAGGGAATGAAGTCAGAATTATGATTTTCACAAGCAGGAGAGCACCTGGGTCTCATGTTGTTGATGATAAATGTAGAATCTTTTGAAAAGTGGTATGTTGTACCGATGAATCACCCTGCAGCAGGCAATTGCTGGATGTcttcctttttattttgatttcgTTGATGTTGTTGCCCTCCTTTATGAGAATAGGTGTTGACTCTGAAAATGGCTAAAGATTTTCTTATACCATCTACCATTTGAGCAGCTCCCTTGCTCCATCCCATTGCAGTCTCTTGAATTTCCACTTCATCTAAATATACTTATCCAAATCCTCCATTAAGCTAGATGACTATTCATAATGAACCAATTCCTCTAGATATGCCGTTGTGACTAAAATATATACGCTTAGCTTGGTACTCCATTggcgaaaaattattcaatgcccttgGGGGTGCTCGGGCATTGCCAGGTGGTGCCCGAGGCCCGTTTTTCTCCACAACAATGCACAAAGCGACTGCTAGAGTTCGAACCCACAATGTATTACAGAACTAAAAATGTATGCCAGCAGCATGACTGCCATGAGGCACATCATTGCAAGTAAGAACCTCTCAGTGCATGCCTAGAAGAAACGAGGAGTGCTGGTTCATTGGTTTTTGAAGCAACTATTTCCTAACATCTGAGGCTACATGAATCAGCAACATCACAGAAGGGGCAAAAGTGGTCTTGTagctattttctgtttttttgtggGCAGCAACTTATGTTGCTTAGCTGAGTCTCTATGTATTTCTCCTGTACGGATGTTCTTATATTTTTGCcagaaaacaagagaaaaggTTAGAAATTGAGTGACAAATGGTGTTTGGATACGAAGGCAGGTCTAGCTGCATAATGAGCAGTACTATTATAGTCCCACTGGCATAGTGTGAATTCAGAATCATGATTGTGTCACTGCAGCAGAATGATTGCACTCTCACACAAAACATGTTTCATGGGTATCAATGGCATCCAGCTGGAAGCCTATGCCAACTATATTATTATCTCCGTGCCTACGCGAGAATTTTTCGGTGCTATAAATATATGAGCAAATTACACCAGTTGTCGCTCTACTAAACACGAGCTGAATCTAGGTTGTTAAATAATTTCAATTCACCAATGCTCTTTTTTGGCATCACTTAATTATTTCGGCATTGACTGAAAAAACCAAAGTAGTTTGATGTAATTTTGGTGAGATGCGTAGTTCCCCCAACAACTCAAATGAAGGCTTGAAAAGAACAAGCAATAATGGATAATTGAGCTAACTTTAGCAGCAGAAACAGTAGCCAGCAAAACTAACAGAAGAAGATACAGTTATCTAACGTAacagaacccaaaaaaaaaatgtaacagAACCCATCTATTGCCTGCACTTCTCTCTAACTCTTAACACAATCCTATCCTTTCTCATTGTCAATAAGATACACCAAATAGTTCGTCTGAATAAAAGAAGTTCAGAAAGCTGAAAACAATTCCACCACAAAATCTATCTTAGCCAGCTCGTAACTGCCGAGGAACTTACTACAGGAAAAAAGACTACCTAAAAGACATGTCAAGCTCTTTTCATAAATGGGTGAGTCTCTCTAGTCACAATCACTATGCAATCTGGCATCATTATGGAATGAATTGGAAGAGGACATTGTGGAAGGATACTAATGCCGCCGGCCAAGAAGTCATTTGTTTAAGGTGTGGCCCAATCCTTCTGGATGTCAAATGTGTAGTGAATCTCCAAGTAGCATTTGTTATCATCATCaacaaactgaaaagaaaagaaacatgaCAACGGATATCATATTATCGCGATCCAATCAGAAAATCGGCACAATGAAGTAAGTACATTGTCCTGTTGCTTTGCATTTCCAAGACTGTTTAGTTTCTCGTTCAAACATTAAGATGCAAAAGGATAAACTAGAAAGCTAGAAGAAGCAAGGTCTATGTCAAGCAGTCGGTTAACAATTCAACAGGGGCCATAGACCGTGGTAAAGGCCAAGAAACAGTACATTTGCTCCATGAATAGGTGGGCCGTTTGTTCAGGACAGAATGGGCCACTGTAGGATGGTAGAATGTAGTGATACAATTAGGACTCATTGACATCAAAATCTTCCGATAAGAATAGTATATCGAGACAAATTTACAGAATTGCCTAACAGTTTCCCATTAACAACATAAATAAATCATGAGCGAGAAGGAAACTTATGATGAACACATTCTGCTAGTGCTAATAAATAGTTCCAAAAACTTCACCATGGCAGCAGCCCACACATTTCCATTCAGAAAATCCAGATGAGGACCCAATATATATCAGAAGAAGCTCTCATTGTCTGTCGAGCCCTTAACTTCCAGGTGATGAAATGAAGATTTATGGAAGAAATTTCAAGGAAGAATGACTTATGGCATACAATAGTACCTTCGATCTTGCAGAATATGAACCTCTAGCAAAAAAGCCGGAGGGGGTGGTCTCTTCGGGTATCACATGTGTGTAATGCTCTTGCTGTGGACTAAAGGTTCCAAGCATTTCTTTTGTGCTGTCCACTGGAATAAGACTAAATATGAGGTGAAGTGTTCACACGTTTATGACAATATATATATGAAATAGTTGGCATAACTTTGGATGCAGATAAGTTTACCTTTCAAACCAGTTTTCCAAACCATGTTAGTGTACTTAAGCCCGGATACAATGTTATTCTTGACTTGGAAAGAGAATCTCAAGCTGTATCGACTACCTTCTTTCAAAGTAAACCACAAGCCTTTGGGGTTTCCATCTTCAGGAATAGGAAGAACAATTTCTGGTCTGTTTGGGGAGAGGATTGAAAGACTGAGGATCTTCACTTCCGGTTCCAGTGCTTCTACGAAAATTGCAACCATAAATCAATGCTATGAAACACAAATATCATCAAAGATTAAAGTGTTAGAAacttagaattaattaaaatgaCTACATGGACATCTGAAGCTGGTGATAATACAAAGGGAATAGAGCTTCAAAAAAACTCATCTTTACTTTGAACTTGGTGGTACTGCCAAAAGGAGCAAATATTCTTGACAAAGTTGGTCATTCTCCAAAATAGTGTGTAGGATTGAGCTAAGAGTCTTAGACAACTTaaacttgtttggtttggtaaggacaTATcatcttctattttcttttggaGTGACTGAAAACAAAGGTTTTGGTTAAGGAAAGTCCTAACTCCTAAGATTATTGATCAACACAATCTTCACATCATGCACTTTCTCGAGAATGTACAATAATTTCGAAGCATGTTAACCAGTGCCCTTTGCTGACAAAACTCACAAGAAAAGGCTGCTTTTAGGCTTAGGCTCCTACCAATTAAACTGTTCACTGTTGTTTATAAAGTCGTCCTACGAAAACAAAGCTGAATTCTTACGTGGAAAAGGGCATCGATGGATCGAATTAGCAGACTTGAGCACTTGCTGTGTAGGAAGAAGAGGCTCTAgaaataatacccaaaaacaACCTCCTTTCACTTCAATTGTGAATAAATACTAGCTCCTAAACCAACAACATGCTgcagagtgtttttttttattatcattgTTTACTTGTGAGATCAACTCAAATCTTAGCGGTTAATTAATACCTGAAGTAAGCAATACAAAATCATCATATCATTGACTCATAGCCTATGGTTCAGGAATCATCACCAAAtgtggaagaaaaaataaaagaactttTGTCTTCCATCACTAATGTAAACAGCTGAGACAAGTACAGAAATCTAGAACTAGAGATTATTTATGGACCCATTATTTGTCTCAGCTGTTACAATGAAGGAAgcaaataaaaacgaaaatgtagAAGCCAAAACGAGGAAATTAGCAAGTATATAGCCCTCAAAACCCAATTCCAGTAACCACATTATGGTAATTATTAAAAGTGGAAACAATAATACCTCCAACATTGCTCACATCCACACTCCCAAGGAGCTGTTCCTTCCACCTCCTTAGACTCTCATCATCCTAGAAATTCTCAAAATGCCAACAAAAGAGAACTTATGTTTCTCAAGCTGTTCTTTAAGGGTATACTGACCATAGAAATCCCAAAGACTAGAAACCATACCTTATCTTTCTCAAGCTGTTCTTTAAGGGTATACTGAGGACCAAGTTGGATTTTACTTCTTCCTtcctcatcttcatcttcatcatcatcttcagtTGCACAAAAAGACGCCTCCTCACTCATGCTTCTCTTGACATTCCCTACCCTTTCATCACCACTCTCTTCAACTCCACTCTTCTCTCCAACCTCCTTTTCCACATCAAACCCCATGTTCTTGGAGTTAGAAACAGCTCCAACGGTACTGGAAGACATCAAATCATCAAACAGTAGAACCCAAAAAGCCTACGAAATCTGAAGTACCCAACAACCAAATTGACTCTCTCAAGTACAGAGAAACAGGAGATGAACCCACATgccaaaatcaagaaaagatgCAATCTTTTGTGTGAAAAGACTGGAAAAGAGTGAAGGAATCACAGTGAAAAAGGGAGTGCTTTGTCTTTGCCCGAGAAAATTCCCCACAAATGTAAAACCCGAATGAAGGGGAAAACCCGGAAACAGAAGTGGGCCCACCAAAAAGAGAAAGACAAAAGGAGCACTGGGGATTGTcttcttgcttttgttttgtgGGTGGGTGGTGTCGTTGAATATCTCAATTTCTCAACTCCCGAgtagatgagagagagggaaaggggACTCCCGAGTTTTtattagggaaaaaaataaaagaaaaagggaatgCCTGGGATTCGAAAAGCGTGCATATAACGgtggtcccttttttttttttttatccgttaTAGTGTTCGGATCAGTTTATGTGCATTTCAAACTAATTTCCTTCCCGGTCCAGTCAAAAGAAAGCTATCCATGCCGAGGCCAGAAAATTCTCGAGAAGTTACTTTTTTGCAGTACATCTCCAAAAATCTAACACTGGTCAATTGTGTGACGAATAAACTCACCTACCAACCGTATTAACACTGGGCTCCCACTGGATTCATGTAAGTGGTCCTGTGAATAATTTTACCATTTGTTgtggtttctttttttgaaattgaggCCGCCTGTTAATTTTGTCGTTTGTTGTGGCTACATAAGCCACGGGTGCTTATGCTTGAAAGTATATTCCGAAAAAATCTTGAATTATTAAAGTTTATGAGAATAGAAattgagaacaaaaaaaaaaaaatggagatcgAAAACAAAGAGTccagttaaattttttttattcaagtcACAATACAACAAATTATTACATGGTATGAGATCATCTCTTTTTAAGATTCTCTCGGTTGATAATCTGATGCATAAATTCATTGGCTCTACTAAAAacgaggatttttttttatcatgtcttttaatttctagtctaaATATCTATTCACAGTTTTTAGTGTCATTTGGTCGTTCGAAGAGTCATTGAGTCATTCAAAAAGTCTACCTAGTTTTCTGTAGTCAAAGTAATTGTTTTCATTTAATTCTTACTTCGAAAATCGaagtttatttttcctatgCTTGGAGGGATGTTCCAAGTGTGCCTATAAATTAggttgctatgaatgaaatcattagagagagtgtgtttgaattaaaatagcctttggcttgtgagaagaTTTATCTTCTTGTAACTCTTATCTATCGGTGGATTCCGACAGGTGGCGAGTTCCCcgtttctgtatctcttaggtggattccttaGAGTGGTGAGTGGTCCCCAGCCCTGTATCCCTCGTTAAACCCTCGGGTGGTGTCAATCTGTATCCCGTTGGTTCcctaacttgggtggtgagctTTATccgttttttcccttttatcctcttttttacttttcttcaaTCCCATTTGCAAAATCCGGCgtcaaattggtatcagagctttgggTTCAATGGCAAGTTATTGTTGCTCGCAATTTCAAACAACGCCGGATAAAATCTTTTCAGACAaggattcttcttcttcactacCAATAGTGGATTGGAATTTGCCTCCAGTTTATGATGAGTACACCGAAGACGGGTTCTTGATCATATACGATAACCAGAATTCTATTCCTATGAATTTTGATTCTAAGGCATCACTTTCATTGTGCTTTGATGAGGTAGGCAATGCCCAAAATTTGTTTGCACGGGGGCAAGGGTTGATTCTGATGAAGAGCTGTAAACAAGTTCTTAAACTACACAAGGGTGATTGTGCAATGGGGATTCTTAATTATCTTGCTAGAAAGCCGCTTTGCTCACCTGAATTGGTTGTGGTTACACTTGACGTGGCAGGAGTTGGTAGGGCCAACACTATTGAAAAGAAACTTCTTGGTCCACCTTCAACCAGAAGTTCTGAGCTCAATATGGTTAATGAGATTATTGATGTGAAAGTTAAAGTAGAAGttttgtggaaaaaaagaaaaaaaggaagtgaATGCAATGGCAAAGAAGTCGGTGAAGATTCGAGGGCGAATCTTTTTCAACCAAGGGAGAATGATGCAGAAATTCATTGGCTCTACTAAAAacgaggatttttttttatcatgtcttttaatttctagtctaaATATCTATTCACAGTTTTTAGTGTCATTTGGTCGTTCGAAGAGTCATTGAGTCATTCAAAGAGTCTACCTAGTTTTCTGTAGTCAAAGTAATTGTTTTCATTTAATTCTTACTTCGAAAAtctaagtttatttttcctatgCTTGGAGGGATGTTCCAAGTGTGCCTATAAATTAggttgctatgaatgaaatcattagagagagtgtgtttgaattaaaatagcctttggcttgtgagaagaTTTATCTTCTTGTAACTCTTATCCATCGGTGGATTCCGACAGGTGGCGAGTTCCCcgtttctgtatctcttaggtggattccttaGAGTGGTGAGCGGTCCCCAGCCCTGTATCCCTCGTTAAACCCTCGGGTGGTGTCAATCTGTATCCCGTTGGTTCcctaacttgggtggtgagctttatctgttttttcccttttatcctcttttttacttttcttcaaTCCCATTTGCAAAATCCGGCGTCATAATCTTTAATCTTCTTAAGTGACGCAAAATAGGATTCATCACGGTCTCACTTGAAGAACTTAGCAAACTATTGTGTAAATCTCGTTTTGTTTATCATCCCATAAAAAAACCCAATGGATTAGAAATACACGATAAGTATCTGACCGTCCATTCTCTTAAATACTTATTGTGCATTTCTCCTTCTAGAAAAAAGTTATATTCAGGTGATTGTAAAGTGATGTCCGATCGACCAATCTTACATTGATATGAATCATGAGTGAAGAATATAATGAGGCCTACGAAATGAATAGCTCAAATTGTCAAGTAAAATCACTAAGTAATTGTTATGTGCCATATGAATGAAGATCACTGAAGAGAACATTACATGAGAGATCCAGACTCATCCTCGTATTCCCTAGAGTTTTGGAATCTTATCAACTTATCAGGTCTATCACTAGCCCTATTGGAAGGGAGTCATAATCACTGGTCTGGTAGTTCTTAATGATTTCTCACGTTTAAGCACTTTAAagcactcaaaaaaaaaaaaaaaacaaaaaaaaagaacttatagTGGGGAGGTTTAGACTTGAAGAAAAAGATTCACATGGTAGCTTGGACACAAAATAACTCAAGATAAGAAGTGTGGTGGTCT
The sequence above is drawn from the Rhododendron vialii isolate Sample 1 chromosome 6a, ASM3025357v1 genome and encodes:
- the LOC131328955 gene encoding rho GDP-dissociation inhibitor 1-like isoform X2, with amino-acid sequence MSSSTVGAVSNSKNMGFDVEKEVGEKSGVEESGDERVGNVKRSMSEEASFCATEDDDEDEDEEGRSKIQLGPQYTLKEQLEKDKDDESLRRWKEQLLGSVDVSNVGEALEPEVKILSLSILSPNRPEIVLPIPEDGNPKGLWFTLKEVDSTKEMLGTFSPQQEHYTHVIPEETTPSGFFARGSYSARSKFVDDDNKCYLEIHYTFDIQKDWATP
- the LOC131328955 gene encoding rho GDP-dissociation inhibitor 1-like isoform X1, translating into MSSSTVGAVSNSKNMGFDVEKEVGEKSGVEESGDERVGNVKRSMSEEASFCATEDDDEDEDEEGRSKIQLGPQYTLKEQLEKDKDDESLRRWKEQLLGSVDVSNVGEALEPEVKILSLSILSPNRPEIVLPIPEDGNPKGLWFTLKEGSRYSLRFSFQVKNNIVSGLKYTNMVWKTGLKVDSTKEMLGTFSPQQEHYTHVIPEETTPSGFFARGSYSARSKFVDDDNKCYLEIHYTFDIQKDWATP